One window of Candidatus Mycobacterium wuenschmannii genomic DNA carries:
- a CDS encoding DegV family protein translates to MPVVVVTDSSARLPEGVRERWGIRQVPLHILVDDTDLRDGVDDIPDDIHEFGHATTAAATPAELAEVYRQALADSGGDGVVAVHLSKALSGTLTAAESSAAEIGSGIRVLDSRFTGMNTGFVALAAARAAADGAGLDAVAAAAAAAIERNHGFIVVQQLDNLRRSGRIGGAGAWLGTKLSLKPLLRIEDGKLVLAQRVRTATKAVATMIERVVEIVGERPAALAVHHVANADGARSLADALAERLPHCEPAIVTGLGPVLALHVGAGALGVCVEVADVD, encoded by the coding sequence ATGCCCGTCGTCGTCGTCACCGATTCGTCGGCCCGCCTTCCCGAGGGGGTGCGGGAGCGGTGGGGGATACGCCAGGTCCCGCTGCACATCCTGGTCGACGACACCGACCTGCGCGACGGGGTCGACGACATCCCGGACGATATTCACGAATTCGGCCATGCCACCACCGCCGCCGCGACACCGGCCGAGTTGGCCGAGGTGTACCGGCAAGCGCTGGCCGACAGCGGCGGCGACGGCGTGGTGGCCGTGCACCTGTCCAAGGCGTTGTCGGGAACCCTGACTGCCGCCGAGTCCAGCGCCGCCGAGATCGGTTCGGGGATCAGGGTTCTCGACTCGAGATTCACCGGGATGAACACCGGATTCGTCGCGCTGGCCGCAGCCCGGGCCGCCGCCGACGGCGCCGGCCTCGATGCGGTCGCGGCAGCAGCGGCGGCCGCGATCGAGCGCAACCACGGGTTCATCGTCGTGCAACAGCTGGACAACCTGCGGCGCAGCGGACGCATTGGCGGCGCCGGCGCGTGGCTGGGCACCAAACTGTCGCTCAAGCCGCTGCTGCGCATCGAAGACGGCAAACTGGTTCTGGCGCAACGGGTTCGAACGGCCACTAAGGCGGTTGCGACGATGATCGAGCGGGTCGTCGAAATCGTGGGGGAGCGCCCCGCCGCACTCGCGGTCCATCATGTCGCCAACGCCGACGGCGCGCGGAGTCTGGCGGACGCGTTGGCCGAACGGTTGCCGCATTGCGAACCGGCGATCGTCACCGGTCTGGGCCCGGTGCTGGCGCTGCACGTCGGCGCCGGCGCGCTCGGGGTGTGCGTCGAAGTAGCCGACGTCGACTAG